One Schistocerca nitens isolate TAMUIC-IGC-003100 chromosome 1, iqSchNite1.1, whole genome shotgun sequence DNA segment encodes these proteins:
- the LOC126224248 gene encoding putative nuclease HARBI1, protein MAARFDVMDGIEEDLLYLDHLNRDRNRVGVIVERGNPFEDYGDRKFEERFRLSKETVWWLLNQIDRAYATGAFNILTGDNSNIHRTTAQRIISDVSDIIASLSPRFIKFPTREEGTLDCTHIRIQSPGGHNNELFRNRKSYFSFNCQTISDHNLLIRDIVARWPGSVHD, encoded by the exons ATGGCGGCGCGTTTTGATGTTATGGATGGCATTGAGGAAGATTTGTTATACCTCGACCATTTAAATCGTGACCGAAATCGTGTTGGAGTGATTGTGGAAAGGGGAAACCCTTTTGAAGATTATGGTGACAGGAAGTTTGAAGAGAGATTTCGTCtgtcaaaagaaacagtgtggtggttATTAAATCAAATTGATAG GGCATATGCAACAGGTGCATTCAACATTCTTACTGGGGACAACAGTAATATACATCGTACAACAGCACAACGAATCATCAGTGATGTATCAGACATCATAGCATCACTGTCTCCTCGCTTTATAAAATTTCCAACAAGAGAAGAA GGTACCTTGGATTGTACCCATATAAGAATTCAGTCTCCTGGAGGACATAATAATGAACTTTTCCGCAATAGGAAATCATATTTTTCCTTTAACTGTCAAACCATTAGTGATCACAATTTGTTAATAAGAGATATCGTCGCTCGATGGCCGGGCTCTGTGCACgac